One genomic window of Desulfuromonas sp. includes the following:
- a CDS encoding SCPU domain-containing protein: MNRRRCNVKTRSRILFQICLLAIIIGCADVAFSAQCNVTTTALNFGNYDPLSSAPTDSSATVNITCRTPARNPQVVTFQLTSGGSGTPAQRSMLHQSGGGSLFYNIYSNPGRNQIIGDGSGGSTTFTRTVDKTSPWSLQLYGRIDPLQVVPVGLYSDTIIATILW; this comes from the coding sequence ATCAATCGACGGAGGTGTAATGTGAAAACACGATCTCGCATACTTTTCCAGATCTGCCTGCTGGCAATAATTATCGGCTGTGCCGATGTTGCCTTTTCTGCCCAATGTAATGTGACGACAACAGCCCTCAACTTCGGCAATTATGACCCCCTCTCATCGGCCCCGACAGATTCGTCGGCAACGGTTAACATCACCTGCCGAACCCCGGCCCGCAATCCTCAGGTCGTGACCTTTCAACTCACCTCGGGTGGCTCCGGCACTCCGGCGCAAAGATCCATGTTGCATCAGTCGGGAGGTGGATCACTTTTTTACAACATCTATTCAAACCCCGGGCGGAATCAGATTATTGGCGACGGGTCTGGCGGTTCAACGACATTTACCCGAACCGTTGACAAGACATCCCCCTGGAGCCTGCAACTCTATGGCAGAATTGATCCCTTGCAAGTTGTGCCGGTCGGACTCTATTCCGACACAATAATTGCTACAATCCTCTGGTAA
- a CDS encoding peptidylprolyl isomerase gives MSKVKNDDKVKVHYTGTLEDGTVFDSSREREPLEFTVGGGEMIKGFDSAVVGMEVGESKKFTIEAADAYGERRDEMVFQVERSQLPEGMEPEVGQHLQTEAEGGHPVILEIVAIEDANVTLDGNHPLAGKDLNFDIEVMGIA, from the coding sequence ATGTCCAAAGTAAAGAATGACGACAAGGTAAAAGTTCACTACACAGGCACTCTTGAAGACGGTACCGTCTTCGATTCGTCGCGCGAGCGGGAGCCGCTTGAATTTACCGTCGGTGGTGGTGAAATGATCAAAGGGTTTGATTCGGCGGTCGTCGGCATGGAAGTCGGTGAATCGAAGAAATTTACCATAGAAGCTGCGGATGCTTACGGCGAGCGTCGTGATGAGATGGTTTTCCAGGTTGAGCGGAGCCAGCTCCCGGAAGGGATGGAGCCGGAGGTTGGACAACATCTCCAAACCGAGGCCGAAGGCGGTCATCCGGTGATTCTGGAAATTGTTGCCATTGAGGATGCAAACGTCACCCTAGACGGCAACCACCCACTGGCCGGCAAGGATCTGAACTTCGATATCGAAGTGATGGGAATCGCTTAA
- a CDS encoding peroxidase — MSVLVGKQAPDFTAAAVLADGTIKADFSLSEFAEQYVVLFFYPLDFTFVCPTELIAFSKLIKEFEDRGVQVIGCSIDSQFTHAAWRNTPVEEGGIGQVTYPLVADVKHEICQAYDVEFGEAGVAFRGSFLIDKDGVVRHQVVNDLPLGRNVDEMLRMIDALQFTEKYGEVCPAGWEKGDKAMRPDADGVAEYLKDEASNL; from the coding sequence ATGAGCGTACTGGTAGGTAAGCAAGCCCCGGATTTTACTGCTGCAGCTGTACTGGCTGATGGAACTATAAAAGCTGATTTTTCCCTGTCTGAGTTCGCGGAACAGTACGTCGTCCTGTTCTTCTACCCGCTTGACTTTACCTTCGTCTGCCCGACCGAACTGATTGCTTTTTCGAAGCTGATCAAGGAGTTTGAGGATCGTGGCGTTCAGGTTATCGGTTGCTCGATCGATTCTCAATTTACCCATGCCGCCTGGCGCAACACTCCGGTTGAAGAGGGTGGTATCGGCCAGGTTACCTATCCGCTCGTTGCCGATGTTAAACACGAGATTTGCCAGGCTTACGATGTCGAGTTCGGTGAGGCCGGCGTCGCCTTCCGCGGCTCTTTCCTGATCGATAAAGACGGAGTCGTCCGCCATCAGGTGGTCAACGACCTGCCGCTTGGGCGCAATGTTGATGAGATGCTGCGGATGATCGACGCCCTGCAGTTTACCGAGAAGTACGGTGAAGTTTGCCCGGCTGGTTGGGAAAAGGGCGACAAGGCGATGCGCCCGGATGCCGATGGCGTGGCTGAGTATCTCAAGGATGAAGCTTCAAATTTATAA